GGATTTGAATACGCGCTACCGCGTTTTCAATGGCACGGAAGTCCGCATCGGTGGTGTAAGTAAACGCATCTTTTTGCAAATACGCGGCCGGTACGGGCACGGGTTTTACAAAGTCGCGCTTGATGACTTCGCGTTCTTTAATATCGCGAATAGGTACAAACACCTGTTTGATGTTTTTGGACGCGTTCAATTTCTTTTCCGCGCTGCTGACAATCATTGCGTACACAACAGCAGCCGCAATGGCTACTAGTAACGGCAGTAAAACTCCTCTGTTCTTCATTTTGTCTCCTTAAGTACTACCTGCAAATTTATAATTCAAATCTATTTCGTATCGGAACTCAAATACGCTTTTTCAATCGGCATACGCGCGCTGGTTTTTACGCGTCTTATACCTTCCCGGCGGGGCTCGCTGGCCAAAATATAACTGGTACCGGGGAACATCAGTCGTACGGGATAAGTAACCGTAACGATTACATCTTCATGGCGGTGTCTTTTGTACATCGGGTCTGTTCCGGTGGTTTCCACTTTTATGCTTACCCCGATGCTTCCCGCCCGGCTGCCAAACACTTTTTGCTTGGCTTGATTTAT
The window above is part of the Elusimicrobium sp. genome. Proteins encoded here:
- a CDS encoding pilus assembly protein, with the translated sequence MNFCKKRGGQVTAELMLILPVFMLMIFFVLEYGNIAYHSIIATHASYEFARIGSLVAVKKPSGRPDRNVISQKINQAKQKVFGSRAGSIGVSIKVETTGTDPMYKRHRHEDVIVTVTYPVRLMFPGTSYILASEPRREGIRRVKTSARMPIEKAYLSSDTK